The following are encoded in a window of Leptodactylus fuscus isolate aLepFus1 chromosome 9, aLepFus1.hap2, whole genome shotgun sequence genomic DNA:
- the NEXN gene encoding nexilin isoform X6, which produces MNDVAQKTEIKELLASDDEEENQPKQVEKGYVPKLTGTVKGKFAEMEKQRQDEERKRMEEERKRRLEQDLKEKRKIQRELAKKAEIEDINCDGSDSEMEEGTEEVEVDITTVKPVRSPGKINVNFEDLEKEREEHERKRREEEKKRRYDEHRKSFRESKRRSTAMDETETQDKKSKEQVTPGKLKLTFEELEKQRQEQQKKHAEEEARQRLEAERRAFEEARQHVVNNDDEDEEKNFNAYKEELRPGKLKLSFEELEKQRKEEERMRAEEEARRRIEEEKRAFAEARKSMASNNEDDDDEERLELQKEHLTPGKLKLSFEELEKQRREAEHRRAEEEARKRLEEERKQFAEARKNMEPDEEGLPLSKPTSQESLAPGKLEINFEERLKQKMEEEKRLKEEERKQKLELEKQEFAQLRQEMGEEEINESYEVLSTEYEELIKLKRTGSIQAKNLKSKFEKIGKLSEEEVQRKVEEERLRRKAMDEELKEREAEHFQEEDEVDVRPVARSHAPFSHKVNMKARFEQMAKAREEEEQRRIEEQKLLRMQFEQKEIDAALQKKKDDDEEEEASVNGSQYEEEDLARSGAPWFKKPLKNMSVVDGEPVRFTVKITGEPKPEVTWWFEGEMLQDCEDYQYIERGETYCLYLPETFPEDEGEYMCKVVNSRGTAASSCILSIETDDY; this is translated from the exons ATGAATGACGTGGCCCAAAAGACTGAG ATAAAAGAATTATTAGCGTCCGATGATGAAGAAGAAAATCAGCCAAAACAGGTGGAAAAAGGATATGTCCCAAAGCTCACGG GAACAGTTAAAGGAAAGTTTGCAGAAATGGAAAAACAAAGGCAAGATGAAGAGAGAAAAAGGATGGAAGAAGAGAGGAAACGGAGGCTCGAGCAAGATTtgaaggagaagaggaaaatTCAGCGTGAACTGGCCAAGAAAGCTGAA ATTGAGGACATTAACTGTGATGGAAGTGACTCGGAAATGGAG GAAGGAACAGAAGAAGTAGAGGTAGACATCACAACAGTAAAGCCAGTCAGATCGCCGGGAAAAATTAACGTCAACTTCGAAGACTTGGAGAAAGAAAGGGAAGAACATGAAAGAAAAAGAcgtgaagaagaaaaaaagagaagatATGATGAGCATAGGAAGTCATTCCGAGAATCTAAGAGACGTTCCACGGCTATG GATGAAACAGAGACTCAGGACAAGAAGAGCAAGGAGCAAGTGACTCCTGGAAAACTAAAATTAACCTTCGAAGAGCTAGAAAAACAAAGGCAAGAGCAACAGAAGAAGCATGCAGAGGAGGAGGCTCGCCAACGGTTAGAGGCAGAGAGGCGAGCCTTTGAGGAAGCGAGGCAACATGTG GTCAATAACGACGATGAAGACGAAGAGAAGAACTTTAACGCGTACAAAGAAGAATTACGTCCTGGCAAACTCAAGTTGAGTTTTGAGGAGTTAGAAAAACAGAgaaaagaggaggagaggatgagAGCAGAGGAGGAAGCGAGGAGGAggatagaagaagaaaaaagagcATTTGCGGAAGCCAGAAAGAGCATG GCTTCCAacaatgaagatgatgatgatgaagagagGCTTGAActccaaaaagaacatcttaCCCCTGGAAAACTGAAGTTGAGCTTTGAAGAACTGGAAAAACAGAGACGAGAAGCAGAGCACAGAAGAGCGGAGGAGGAGGCTCGAAAGAGGctcgaggaggagaggaagcagtTTGCCGAAGCTAGAAAGAACATG GAACCAGACGAGGAAGGCCTACCACTAAGCAAACCCACTTCTCAAGAGTCTCTGGCCCCAGGCAAACTGGAAATCAATTTTGAGGAACGTCTCAAACAGAAAATGGAGGAAGAAAAGAGATTAAAAGAAGAGGAAAGAAAACAAAAGCTGGAACTTGAGAAGCAAGAGTTTGCTCAGTTACGACAGGAAATGGGAGAG GAAGAAATAAATGAAAGCTATGAGGTGTTAAGCACAGAATATGAAGAACTGATAAAACTGAAACGCACCGGATCCATCCAAGCCAAAAACTTGAAAAGTAAATTTGAGAAAATTGGAAAACTGTCTGAGGAGGAAGTACAAAGAAAAGTAGAAGAGGAGAGGTTAAGGAGAAAAGCCATGGATGAGGAGCTGAAGGAGAGAGAAGCCGAACATTTCCAAGAG GAAGACGAGGTTGATGTACGACCAGTAGCCAGAAGCCATGCCCCATTCTCACACAAGGTGAATATGAAGGCTCGATTTGAACAGATGGCGAAAGCCCGGGAAGAGGAAGAACAAAGACGAATCGAGGAGCAGAAACTCCTAAGAATGCAGTTTGAACAGAAGGAAATAGATGCAGCGCTACAGAAG AAAAAAGATGATGATGAAGAGGAGGAAGCAAGTGTCAATGGTTCCCAATATGAGGAAGAAGATCTTGCACGCTCTGGGGCCCCTTGGTTTAAGAAACCCTTAAAGAACATGTCTGTCGTAGACGGAGAACCTGTAAGGTTTACAGTTAAAATTACTGGAGAGCCCAAACCTGAAGTAACCTGGTGGTTTGAAGGGGAGATGTTGCAGGACTGTGAAGACTATCAGTACATTGAGAGGGGAGAAACGTACTGTCTTTACCTACCTGAAACCTTTCCAGAAGATGAAGGGGAATATATGTGTAAAGTAGTGAACAGCAGGGGCACGGCTGCCAGCAGTTGCATCCTCAGCATTGAAA CTGATGACTATTAA
- the NEXN gene encoding nexilin isoform X1 gives MNDVAQKTEILLSTSKPVQKTYVPKLGKGDVMNKFEAMQKAREDRSQRRSTEEKQRRKEQYNRERIWNKRKQEIKELLASDDEEENQPKQVEKGYVPKLTGTVKGKFAEMEKQRQDEERKRMEEERKRRLEQDLKEKRKIQRELAKKAEIEDINCDGSDSEMEEGTEEVEVDITTVKPVRSPGKINVNFEDLEKEREEHERKRREEEKKRRYDEHRKSFRESKRRSTAMDETETQDKKSKEQVTPGKLKLTFEELEKQRQEQQKKHAEEEARQRLEAERRAFEEARQHVVNNDDEDEEKNFNAYKEELRPGKLKLSFEELEKQRKEEERMRAEEEARRRIEEEKRAFAEARKSMASNNEDDDDEERLELQKEHLTPGKLKLSFEELEKQRREAEHRRAEEEARKRLEEERKQFAEARKNMEPDEEGLPLSKPTSQESLAPGKLEINFEERLKQKMEEEKRLKEEERKQKLELEKQEFAQLRQEMGEEEINESYEVLSTEYEELIKLKRTGSIQAKNLKSKFEKIGKLSEEEVQRKVEEERLRRKAMDEELKEREAEHFQEEDEVDVRPVARSHAPFSHKVNMKARFEQMAKAREEEEQRRIEEQKLLRMQFEQKEIDAALQKKKDDDEEEEASVNGSQYEEEDLARSGAPWFKKPLKNMSVVDGEPVRFTVKITGEPKPEVTWWFEGEMLQDCEDYQYIERGETYCLYLPETFPEDEGEYMCKVVNSRGTAASSCILSIETDDY, from the exons ATGAATGACGTGGCCCAAAAGACTGAG ATTCTGCTTTCTACATCTAAACCTGTCCAAAAAACCTACGTCCCCAAACTTGGCAAGGGAGATGTAATGAATAAGTTTGAAGCCATGCAGAAAGCCAGAGAGGATCGGAGCCAAAGAAGAAGCACGGAGGAGAAACAGCGGAGGAAAGAGCAGTACAACAGAGAGAGGATCTGGAACAAGCGCAAGCAAGAG ATAAAAGAATTATTAGCGTCCGATGATGAAGAAGAAAATCAGCCAAAACAGGTGGAAAAAGGATATGTCCCAAAGCTCACGG GAACAGTTAAAGGAAAGTTTGCAGAAATGGAAAAACAAAGGCAAGATGAAGAGAGAAAAAGGATGGAAGAAGAGAGGAAACGGAGGCTCGAGCAAGATTtgaaggagaagaggaaaatTCAGCGTGAACTGGCCAAGAAAGCTGAA ATTGAGGACATTAACTGTGATGGAAGTGACTCGGAAATGGAG GAAGGAACAGAAGAAGTAGAGGTAGACATCACAACAGTAAAGCCAGTCAGATCGCCGGGAAAAATTAACGTCAACTTCGAAGACTTGGAGAAAGAAAGGGAAGAACATGAAAGAAAAAGAcgtgaagaagaaaaaaagagaagatATGATGAGCATAGGAAGTCATTCCGAGAATCTAAGAGACGTTCCACGGCTATG GATGAAACAGAGACTCAGGACAAGAAGAGCAAGGAGCAAGTGACTCCTGGAAAACTAAAATTAACCTTCGAAGAGCTAGAAAAACAAAGGCAAGAGCAACAGAAGAAGCATGCAGAGGAGGAGGCTCGCCAACGGTTAGAGGCAGAGAGGCGAGCCTTTGAGGAAGCGAGGCAACATGTG GTCAATAACGACGATGAAGACGAAGAGAAGAACTTTAACGCGTACAAAGAAGAATTACGTCCTGGCAAACTCAAGTTGAGTTTTGAGGAGTTAGAAAAACAGAgaaaagaggaggagaggatgagAGCAGAGGAGGAAGCGAGGAGGAggatagaagaagaaaaaagagcATTTGCGGAAGCCAGAAAGAGCATG GCTTCCAacaatgaagatgatgatgatgaagagagGCTTGAActccaaaaagaacatcttaCCCCTGGAAAACTGAAGTTGAGCTTTGAAGAACTGGAAAAACAGAGACGAGAAGCAGAGCACAGAAGAGCGGAGGAGGAGGCTCGAAAGAGGctcgaggaggagaggaagcagtTTGCCGAAGCTAGAAAGAACATG GAACCAGACGAGGAAGGCCTACCACTAAGCAAACCCACTTCTCAAGAGTCTCTGGCCCCAGGCAAACTGGAAATCAATTTTGAGGAACGTCTCAAACAGAAAATGGAGGAAGAAAAGAGATTAAAAGAAGAGGAAAGAAAACAAAAGCTGGAACTTGAGAAGCAAGAGTTTGCTCAGTTACGACAGGAAATGGGAGAG GAAGAAATAAATGAAAGCTATGAGGTGTTAAGCACAGAATATGAAGAACTGATAAAACTGAAACGCACCGGATCCATCCAAGCCAAAAACTTGAAAAGTAAATTTGAGAAAATTGGAAAACTGTCTGAGGAGGAAGTACAAAGAAAAGTAGAAGAGGAGAGGTTAAGGAGAAAAGCCATGGATGAGGAGCTGAAGGAGAGAGAAGCCGAACATTTCCAAGAG GAAGACGAGGTTGATGTACGACCAGTAGCCAGAAGCCATGCCCCATTCTCACACAAGGTGAATATGAAGGCTCGATTTGAACAGATGGCGAAAGCCCGGGAAGAGGAAGAACAAAGACGAATCGAGGAGCAGAAACTCCTAAGAATGCAGTTTGAACAGAAGGAAATAGATGCAGCGCTACAGAAG AAAAAAGATGATGATGAAGAGGAGGAAGCAAGTGTCAATGGTTCCCAATATGAGGAAGAAGATCTTGCACGCTCTGGGGCCCCTTGGTTTAAGAAACCCTTAAAGAACATGTCTGTCGTAGACGGAGAACCTGTAAGGTTTACAGTTAAAATTACTGGAGAGCCCAAACCTGAAGTAACCTGGTGGTTTGAAGGGGAGATGTTGCAGGACTGTGAAGACTATCAGTACATTGAGAGGGGAGAAACGTACTGTCTTTACCTACCTGAAACCTTTCCAGAAGATGAAGGGGAATATATGTGTAAAGTAGTGAACAGCAGGGGCACGGCTGCCAGCAGTTGCATCCTCAGCATTGAAA CTGATGACTATTAA
- the NEXN gene encoding nexilin isoform X8 has protein sequence MNDVAQKTEILLSTSKPVQKTYVPKLGKGDVMNKFEAMQKAREDRSQRRSTEEKQRRKEQYNRERIWNKRKQEIKELLASDDEEENQPKQVEKGYVPKLTGTVKGKFAEMEKQRQDEERKRMEEERKRRLEQDLKEKRKIQRELAKKAEDETETQDKKSKEQVTPGKLKLTFEELEKQRQEQQKKHAEEEARQRLEAERRAFEEARQHVVNNDDEDEEKNFNAYKEELRPGKLKLSFEELEKQRKEEERMRAEEEARRRIEEEKRAFAEARKSMASNNEDDDDEERLELQKEHLTPGKLKLSFEELEKQRREAEHRRAEEEARKRLEEERKQFAEARKNMEPDEEGLPLSKPTSQESLAPGKLEINFEERLKQKMEEEKRLKEEERKQKLELEKQEFAQLRQEMGEEEINESYEVLSTEYEELIKLKRTGSIQAKNLKSKFEKIGKLSEEEVQRKVEEERLRRKAMDEELKEREAEHFQEEDEVDVRPVARSHAPFSHKVNMKARFEQMAKAREEEEQRRIEEQKLLRMQFEQKEIDAALQKKKDDDEEEEASVNGSQYEEEDLARSGAPWFKKPLKNMSVVDGEPVRFTVKITGEPKPEVTWWFEGEMLQDCEDYQYIERGETYCLYLPETFPEDEGEYMCKVVNSRGTAASSCILSIETDDY, from the exons ATGAATGACGTGGCCCAAAAGACTGAG ATTCTGCTTTCTACATCTAAACCTGTCCAAAAAACCTACGTCCCCAAACTTGGCAAGGGAGATGTAATGAATAAGTTTGAAGCCATGCAGAAAGCCAGAGAGGATCGGAGCCAAAGAAGAAGCACGGAGGAGAAACAGCGGAGGAAAGAGCAGTACAACAGAGAGAGGATCTGGAACAAGCGCAAGCAAGAG ATAAAAGAATTATTAGCGTCCGATGATGAAGAAGAAAATCAGCCAAAACAGGTGGAAAAAGGATATGTCCCAAAGCTCACGG GAACAGTTAAAGGAAAGTTTGCAGAAATGGAAAAACAAAGGCAAGATGAAGAGAGAAAAAGGATGGAAGAAGAGAGGAAACGGAGGCTCGAGCAAGATTtgaaggagaagaggaaaatTCAGCGTGAACTGGCCAAGAAAGCTGAA GATGAAACAGAGACTCAGGACAAGAAGAGCAAGGAGCAAGTGACTCCTGGAAAACTAAAATTAACCTTCGAAGAGCTAGAAAAACAAAGGCAAGAGCAACAGAAGAAGCATGCAGAGGAGGAGGCTCGCCAACGGTTAGAGGCAGAGAGGCGAGCCTTTGAGGAAGCGAGGCAACATGTG GTCAATAACGACGATGAAGACGAAGAGAAGAACTTTAACGCGTACAAAGAAGAATTACGTCCTGGCAAACTCAAGTTGAGTTTTGAGGAGTTAGAAAAACAGAgaaaagaggaggagaggatgagAGCAGAGGAGGAAGCGAGGAGGAggatagaagaagaaaaaagagcATTTGCGGAAGCCAGAAAGAGCATG GCTTCCAacaatgaagatgatgatgatgaagagagGCTTGAActccaaaaagaacatcttaCCCCTGGAAAACTGAAGTTGAGCTTTGAAGAACTGGAAAAACAGAGACGAGAAGCAGAGCACAGAAGAGCGGAGGAGGAGGCTCGAAAGAGGctcgaggaggagaggaagcagtTTGCCGAAGCTAGAAAGAACATG GAACCAGACGAGGAAGGCCTACCACTAAGCAAACCCACTTCTCAAGAGTCTCTGGCCCCAGGCAAACTGGAAATCAATTTTGAGGAACGTCTCAAACAGAAAATGGAGGAAGAAAAGAGATTAAAAGAAGAGGAAAGAAAACAAAAGCTGGAACTTGAGAAGCAAGAGTTTGCTCAGTTACGACAGGAAATGGGAGAG GAAGAAATAAATGAAAGCTATGAGGTGTTAAGCACAGAATATGAAGAACTGATAAAACTGAAACGCACCGGATCCATCCAAGCCAAAAACTTGAAAAGTAAATTTGAGAAAATTGGAAAACTGTCTGAGGAGGAAGTACAAAGAAAAGTAGAAGAGGAGAGGTTAAGGAGAAAAGCCATGGATGAGGAGCTGAAGGAGAGAGAAGCCGAACATTTCCAAGAG GAAGACGAGGTTGATGTACGACCAGTAGCCAGAAGCCATGCCCCATTCTCACACAAGGTGAATATGAAGGCTCGATTTGAACAGATGGCGAAAGCCCGGGAAGAGGAAGAACAAAGACGAATCGAGGAGCAGAAACTCCTAAGAATGCAGTTTGAACAGAAGGAAATAGATGCAGCGCTACAGAAG AAAAAAGATGATGATGAAGAGGAGGAAGCAAGTGTCAATGGTTCCCAATATGAGGAAGAAGATCTTGCACGCTCTGGGGCCCCTTGGTTTAAGAAACCCTTAAAGAACATGTCTGTCGTAGACGGAGAACCTGTAAGGTTTACAGTTAAAATTACTGGAGAGCCCAAACCTGAAGTAACCTGGTGGTTTGAAGGGGAGATGTTGCAGGACTGTGAAGACTATCAGTACATTGAGAGGGGAGAAACGTACTGTCTTTACCTACCTGAAACCTTTCCAGAAGATGAAGGGGAATATATGTGTAAAGTAGTGAACAGCAGGGGCACGGCTGCCAGCAGTTGCATCCTCAGCATTGAAA CTGATGACTATTAA
- the NEXN gene encoding nexilin isoform X7, giving the protein MNDVAQKTEILLSTSKPVQKTYVPKLGKGDVMNKFEAMQKAREDRSQRRSTEEKQRRKEQYNRERIWNKRKQEIKELLASDDEEENQPKQVEKGYVPKLTGTVKGKFAEMEKQRQDEERKRMEEERKRRLEQDLKEKRKIQRELAKKAEIEDINCDGSDSEMEDETETQDKKSKEQVTPGKLKLTFEELEKQRQEQQKKHAEEEARQRLEAERRAFEEARQHVVNNDDEDEEKNFNAYKEELRPGKLKLSFEELEKQRKEEERMRAEEEARRRIEEEKRAFAEARKSMASNNEDDDDEERLELQKEHLTPGKLKLSFEELEKQRREAEHRRAEEEARKRLEEERKQFAEARKNMEPDEEGLPLSKPTSQESLAPGKLEINFEERLKQKMEEEKRLKEEERKQKLELEKQEFAQLRQEMGEEEINESYEVLSTEYEELIKLKRTGSIQAKNLKSKFEKIGKLSEEEVQRKVEEERLRRKAMDEELKEREAEHFQEEDEVDVRPVARSHAPFSHKVNMKARFEQMAKAREEEEQRRIEEQKLLRMQFEQKEIDAALQKKKDDDEEEEASVNGSQYEEEDLARSGAPWFKKPLKNMSVVDGEPVRFTVKITGEPKPEVTWWFEGEMLQDCEDYQYIERGETYCLYLPETFPEDEGEYMCKVVNSRGTAASSCILSIETDDY; this is encoded by the exons ATGAATGACGTGGCCCAAAAGACTGAG ATTCTGCTTTCTACATCTAAACCTGTCCAAAAAACCTACGTCCCCAAACTTGGCAAGGGAGATGTAATGAATAAGTTTGAAGCCATGCAGAAAGCCAGAGAGGATCGGAGCCAAAGAAGAAGCACGGAGGAGAAACAGCGGAGGAAAGAGCAGTACAACAGAGAGAGGATCTGGAACAAGCGCAAGCAAGAG ATAAAAGAATTATTAGCGTCCGATGATGAAGAAGAAAATCAGCCAAAACAGGTGGAAAAAGGATATGTCCCAAAGCTCACGG GAACAGTTAAAGGAAAGTTTGCAGAAATGGAAAAACAAAGGCAAGATGAAGAGAGAAAAAGGATGGAAGAAGAGAGGAAACGGAGGCTCGAGCAAGATTtgaaggagaagaggaaaatTCAGCGTGAACTGGCCAAGAAAGCTGAA ATTGAGGACATTAACTGTGATGGAAGTGACTCGGAAATGGAG GATGAAACAGAGACTCAGGACAAGAAGAGCAAGGAGCAAGTGACTCCTGGAAAACTAAAATTAACCTTCGAAGAGCTAGAAAAACAAAGGCAAGAGCAACAGAAGAAGCATGCAGAGGAGGAGGCTCGCCAACGGTTAGAGGCAGAGAGGCGAGCCTTTGAGGAAGCGAGGCAACATGTG GTCAATAACGACGATGAAGACGAAGAGAAGAACTTTAACGCGTACAAAGAAGAATTACGTCCTGGCAAACTCAAGTTGAGTTTTGAGGAGTTAGAAAAACAGAgaaaagaggaggagaggatgagAGCAGAGGAGGAAGCGAGGAGGAggatagaagaagaaaaaagagcATTTGCGGAAGCCAGAAAGAGCATG GCTTCCAacaatgaagatgatgatgatgaagagagGCTTGAActccaaaaagaacatcttaCCCCTGGAAAACTGAAGTTGAGCTTTGAAGAACTGGAAAAACAGAGACGAGAAGCAGAGCACAGAAGAGCGGAGGAGGAGGCTCGAAAGAGGctcgaggaggagaggaagcagtTTGCCGAAGCTAGAAAGAACATG GAACCAGACGAGGAAGGCCTACCACTAAGCAAACCCACTTCTCAAGAGTCTCTGGCCCCAGGCAAACTGGAAATCAATTTTGAGGAACGTCTCAAACAGAAAATGGAGGAAGAAAAGAGATTAAAAGAAGAGGAAAGAAAACAAAAGCTGGAACTTGAGAAGCAAGAGTTTGCTCAGTTACGACAGGAAATGGGAGAG GAAGAAATAAATGAAAGCTATGAGGTGTTAAGCACAGAATATGAAGAACTGATAAAACTGAAACGCACCGGATCCATCCAAGCCAAAAACTTGAAAAGTAAATTTGAGAAAATTGGAAAACTGTCTGAGGAGGAAGTACAAAGAAAAGTAGAAGAGGAGAGGTTAAGGAGAAAAGCCATGGATGAGGAGCTGAAGGAGAGAGAAGCCGAACATTTCCAAGAG GAAGACGAGGTTGATGTACGACCAGTAGCCAGAAGCCATGCCCCATTCTCACACAAGGTGAATATGAAGGCTCGATTTGAACAGATGGCGAAAGCCCGGGAAGAGGAAGAACAAAGACGAATCGAGGAGCAGAAACTCCTAAGAATGCAGTTTGAACAGAAGGAAATAGATGCAGCGCTACAGAAG AAAAAAGATGATGATGAAGAGGAGGAAGCAAGTGTCAATGGTTCCCAATATGAGGAAGAAGATCTTGCACGCTCTGGGGCCCCTTGGTTTAAGAAACCCTTAAAGAACATGTCTGTCGTAGACGGAGAACCTGTAAGGTTTACAGTTAAAATTACTGGAGAGCCCAAACCTGAAGTAACCTGGTGGTTTGAAGGGGAGATGTTGCAGGACTGTGAAGACTATCAGTACATTGAGAGGGGAGAAACGTACTGTCTTTACCTACCTGAAACCTTTCCAGAAGATGAAGGGGAATATATGTGTAAAGTAGTGAACAGCAGGGGCACGGCTGCCAGCAGTTGCATCCTCAGCATTGAAA CTGATGACTATTAA
- the NEXN gene encoding nexilin isoform X9, with protein sequence MNDVAQKTEILLSTSKPVQKTYVPKLGKGDVMNKFEAMQKAREDRSQRRSTEEKQRRKEQYNRERIWNKRKQEIKELLASDDEEENQPKQVEKGYVPKLTGTVKGKFAEMEKQRQDEERKRMEEERKRRLEQDLKEKRKIQRELAKKAEVNNDDEDEEKNFNAYKEELRPGKLKLSFEELEKQRKEEERMRAEEEARRRIEEEKRAFAEARKSMASNNEDDDDEERLELQKEHLTPGKLKLSFEELEKQRREAEHRRAEEEARKRLEEERKQFAEARKNMEPDEEGLPLSKPTSQESLAPGKLEINFEERLKQKMEEEKRLKEEERKQKLELEKQEFAQLRQEMGEEEINESYEVLSTEYEELIKLKRTGSIQAKNLKSKFEKIGKLSEEEVQRKVEEERLRRKAMDEELKEREAEHFQEEDEVDVRPVARSHAPFSHKVNMKARFEQMAKAREEEEQRRIEEQKLLRMQFEQKEIDAALQKKKDDDEEEEASVNGSQYEEEDLARSGAPWFKKPLKNMSVVDGEPVRFTVKITGEPKPEVTWWFEGEMLQDCEDYQYIERGETYCLYLPETFPEDEGEYMCKVVNSRGTAASSCILSIETDDY encoded by the exons ATGAATGACGTGGCCCAAAAGACTGAG ATTCTGCTTTCTACATCTAAACCTGTCCAAAAAACCTACGTCCCCAAACTTGGCAAGGGAGATGTAATGAATAAGTTTGAAGCCATGCAGAAAGCCAGAGAGGATCGGAGCCAAAGAAGAAGCACGGAGGAGAAACAGCGGAGGAAAGAGCAGTACAACAGAGAGAGGATCTGGAACAAGCGCAAGCAAGAG ATAAAAGAATTATTAGCGTCCGATGATGAAGAAGAAAATCAGCCAAAACAGGTGGAAAAAGGATATGTCCCAAAGCTCACGG GAACAGTTAAAGGAAAGTTTGCAGAAATGGAAAAACAAAGGCAAGATGAAGAGAGAAAAAGGATGGAAGAAGAGAGGAAACGGAGGCTCGAGCAAGATTtgaaggagaagaggaaaatTCAGCGTGAACTGGCCAAGAAAGCTGAA GTCAATAACGACGATGAAGACGAAGAGAAGAACTTTAACGCGTACAAAGAAGAATTACGTCCTGGCAAACTCAAGTTGAGTTTTGAGGAGTTAGAAAAACAGAgaaaagaggaggagaggatgagAGCAGAGGAGGAAGCGAGGAGGAggatagaagaagaaaaaagagcATTTGCGGAAGCCAGAAAGAGCATG GCTTCCAacaatgaagatgatgatgatgaagagagGCTTGAActccaaaaagaacatcttaCCCCTGGAAAACTGAAGTTGAGCTTTGAAGAACTGGAAAAACAGAGACGAGAAGCAGAGCACAGAAGAGCGGAGGAGGAGGCTCGAAAGAGGctcgaggaggagaggaagcagtTTGCCGAAGCTAGAAAGAACATG GAACCAGACGAGGAAGGCCTACCACTAAGCAAACCCACTTCTCAAGAGTCTCTGGCCCCAGGCAAACTGGAAATCAATTTTGAGGAACGTCTCAAACAGAAAATGGAGGAAGAAAAGAGATTAAAAGAAGAGGAAAGAAAACAAAAGCTGGAACTTGAGAAGCAAGAGTTTGCTCAGTTACGACAGGAAATGGGAGAG GAAGAAATAAATGAAAGCTATGAGGTGTTAAGCACAGAATATGAAGAACTGATAAAACTGAAACGCACCGGATCCATCCAAGCCAAAAACTTGAAAAGTAAATTTGAGAAAATTGGAAAACTGTCTGAGGAGGAAGTACAAAGAAAAGTAGAAGAGGAGAGGTTAAGGAGAAAAGCCATGGATGAGGAGCTGAAGGAGAGAGAAGCCGAACATTTCCAAGAG GAAGACGAGGTTGATGTACGACCAGTAGCCAGAAGCCATGCCCCATTCTCACACAAGGTGAATATGAAGGCTCGATTTGAACAGATGGCGAAAGCCCGGGAAGAGGAAGAACAAAGACGAATCGAGGAGCAGAAACTCCTAAGAATGCAGTTTGAACAGAAGGAAATAGATGCAGCGCTACAGAAG AAAAAAGATGATGATGAAGAGGAGGAAGCAAGTGTCAATGGTTCCCAATATGAGGAAGAAGATCTTGCACGCTCTGGGGCCCCTTGGTTTAAGAAACCCTTAAAGAACATGTCTGTCGTAGACGGAGAACCTGTAAGGTTTACAGTTAAAATTACTGGAGAGCCCAAACCTGAAGTAACCTGGTGGTTTGAAGGGGAGATGTTGCAGGACTGTGAAGACTATCAGTACATTGAGAGGGGAGAAACGTACTGTCTTTACCTACCTGAAACCTTTCCAGAAGATGAAGGGGAATATATGTGTAAAGTAGTGAACAGCAGGGGCACGGCTGCCAGCAGTTGCATCCTCAGCATTGAAA CTGATGACTATTAA